The following coding sequences are from one Primulina eburnea isolate SZY01 chromosome 15, ASM2296580v1, whole genome shotgun sequence window:
- the LOC140814547 gene encoding uncharacterized protein, protein MESLQATSKCVEPSFSPGSSPRISFSAEFLDENNFISICPNPRSEKEMAERASRNVEFEFLSGKLTSMITADELFSEGKLLPFWQMHHVEKLNKVSLKTMNIEETPGESEKNNKGGSRINWFLDDDPSPRPPKCTVLWKELLRLKKQRPSTLSPSSSSFTNSAAEIPSADHEKKEGAWNKEKVVKRIKKGLERTRSANIRIRPVINVPICNQGKNTALPQLFSSRKGKLIER, encoded by the coding sequence ATGGAATCCCTTCAAGCCACCTCAAAATGCGTCGAACCAAGTTTTAGCCCCGGCTCGAGCCCCAGGATTTCTTTCTCGGCCGAGTTTCTCGATGAAAACAACTTCATCTCCATATGTCCAAACCCTCGGTCGGAAAAAGAGATGGCCGAGAGGGCTTCGCGCAACGTGGAATTCGAGTTTCTTTCTGGAAAATTAACCAGCATGATCACAGCGGATGAACTGTTCAGTGAAGGTAAGTTGCTTCCCTTCTGGCAAATGCATCATGTCGAAAAACTCAACAAGGTCAGCCTCAAAACGATGAATATTGAGGAAACGCCGGGAGAAAGCGAGAAAAATAACAAGGGAGGGAGCAGAATCAACTGGTTTCTTGACGATGATCCCTCCCCTAGACCACCTAAATGTACTGTTCTGTGGAAGGAGTTACTGAGACTGAAAAAACAACGTCCCTCGACTCTATCCCCGTCTTCGTCTTCTTTCACGAACTCAGCAGCCGAAATTCCATCAGCGGATCACGAGAAAAAAGAAGGGGCATGGAATAAAGAAAAGGTAGTGAAGAGAATCAAGAAAGGCCTTGAAAGAACGAGATCAGCTAATATAAGAATAAGGCCTGTGATTAATGTGCCTATTTGCAACCAAGGCAAAAACACTGCACTGCCTCAActtttttcttcaagaaaaggAAAACTAATAGAGAGGTAA